From the Cohaesibacter sp. ES.047 genome, one window contains:
- the eno gene encoding phosphopyruvate hydratase — protein sequence MTAIIDIVGREILDSRGNPTVEVDVVLEDGSFGRAAVPSGASTGVHEAHELRDGEDRYGGKGVSKAVEAVNDEIFDALVGLDAENQIQLDQVMIELDGTENKGRIGANAILGTSMAVAKAAANAAGLPLYRYVGGMNACTLPVPMMNIINGGEHADNPIDVQEFMIMPVGADSIAEAVRMGAEVFHALKKNLSKAGHNTAVGDEGGFAPNLESTKAALDFIMQSIKDAGFKPGEDVYLALDCASSEFYEDGKYNLKGEGKVLDSAGMADYLADLVANYPIISIEDGMDEDDWEGWKVLTEKIGDKCQLVGDDLFVTNTARLKDGIKMGVGNSILVKVNQIGSLTETMEAVEMAHKASYTAVMSHRSGETEDATIADLAVATNCGQIKTGSLSRSDRLAKYNQLIRIEEELGPMAKFAGRSILKGE from the coding sequence ATGACCGCAATTATCGACATCGTTGGCCGCGAGATTCTCGACAGCCGCGGAAACCCAACTGTTGAGGTCGACGTCGTTCTGGAAGACGGCTCCTTTGGCCGTGCTGCCGTTCCGTCCGGCGCTTCTACCGGTGTGCACGAAGCACACGAGCTGCGCGATGGCGAAGATCGCTACGGCGGCAAGGGCGTCTCCAAAGCCGTTGAAGCCGTCAATGACGAAATCTTTGACGCTCTGGTTGGCCTCGATGCAGAAAACCAGATCCAGCTGGATCAGGTCATGATTGAACTGGATGGCACCGAGAACAAAGGCCGCATCGGCGCGAACGCCATTCTCGGCACCTCCATGGCGGTTGCCAAAGCTGCTGCAAATGCTGCTGGCCTGCCGCTCTATCGCTATGTTGGTGGTATGAACGCTTGCACCCTGCCTGTTCCGATGATGAACATCATCAACGGTGGTGAGCATGCGGACAACCCGATCGACGTTCAGGAATTCATGATCATGCCGGTTGGTGCTGACAGCATCGCTGAAGCCGTTCGCATGGGCGCTGAAGTCTTCCACGCTCTGAAGAAGAACCTCTCCAAAGCTGGTCACAATACCGCTGTTGGTGATGAAGGCGGTTTCGCACCGAACCTTGAATCCACCAAAGCAGCTCTGGACTTCATCATGCAGTCCATCAAGGACGCTGGCTTCAAGCCGGGCGAAGATGTCTATCTTGCTCTCGACTGTGCATCTTCCGAATTCTACGAAGATGGCAAATACAACCTCAAAGGCGAAGGCAAGGTTCTTGACTCTGCCGGAATGGCTGACTATCTCGCTGACCTGGTTGCCAACTATCCGATCATCTCCATCGAAGACGGTATGGACGAAGACGATTGGGAAGGCTGGAAAGTGCTCACCGAGAAAATCGGCGACAAATGCCAGCTGGTTGGCGATGACCTGTTTGTGACTAACACCGCTCGCCTCAAAGACGGCATCAAAATGGGCGTTGGCAACTCCATCCTCGTGAAAGTGAACCAGATCGGTTCCCTGACCGAGACCATGGAAGCCGTTGAAATGGCTCACAAGGCATCCTACACCGCTGTGATGTCTCACCGCTCTGGTGAAACCGAGGACGCAACCATTGCTGACCTCGCTGTTGCCACCAACTGTGGCCAGATCAAAACCGGTTCGCTGTCTCGTTCCGACCGTCTGGCAAAATACAACCAGCTGATCCGCATCGAAGAAGAGCTTGGCCCAATGGCGAAATTCGCTGGCCGCTCGATCCTTAAAGGCGAATAA